The following are encoded in a window of Clostridium thermarum genomic DNA:
- a CDS encoding transposase, with protein MYQRQEIFNIIELFTSQKLINFYTKIFDNLDLSSLPDRVPSKYGPTGFSRHALFRAFIVMKCEKFAQITDLKDFLENNLIIAQLCGFNIFKPLPSYSVFQRFIKNLSNSYLKEVMKHQVNILKELGFIDNNFISVDATPVKANTKFNNPKCFANNKFSKNNHPSSDKDCKLGVHTANNSMNVQVFEDKPNNSKKKCEFYWGYKNHVICDAISGLPIAEFTTTADVNEISNFTEILSDTNEWFPLKGSYIIADKAYDSKQNHDFIRNSLKGHAFIALNKRGSKPKNLTSTGNVICDAGLAMHKDGKQYFDSYIKQKFCCPFRTSKDDSLCPCKHEKFFNGKKNRGCVKYISIGTDYRSSINRDSIFFKKIYSLRTESERYNSRWKNLNTEQAYVRNINSVTNLNTIGHICLLTIAIAAIKSGCVDKYKSLSGLKRTA; from the coding sequence ATGTACCAACGTCAAGAAATCTTTAACATAATTGAACTTTTTACTTCTCAAAAGCTTATCAATTTTTATACAAAAATCTTCGATAATCTTGATTTATCTTCATTACCCGATAGGGTACCTTCAAAATATGGTCCTACTGGGTTTTCACGTCATGCTCTTTTTAGAGCTTTCATTGTCATGAAATGTGAAAAATTTGCCCAAATTACTGACCTTAAAGATTTTCTAGAAAATAATCTAATAATTGCTCAGCTTTGCGGTTTCAATATTTTTAAACCTTTACCTTCATACTCGGTTTTTCAGAGATTTATAAAAAATTTATCTAATTCTTATCTTAAAGAAGTCATGAAACACCAAGTTAATATTCTTAAAGAACTTGGTTTTATTGACAACAACTTTATATCAGTTGATGCCACTCCTGTTAAGGCTAATACTAAATTTAATAATCCTAAATGCTTCGCAAATAACAAATTTTCTAAAAATAATCATCCTTCTTCTGATAAAGATTGTAAATTAGGTGTTCATACTGCTAATAACTCTATGAATGTTCAAGTTTTCGAAGATAAACCCAATAATTCAAAGAAAAAATGTGAATTTTACTGGGGATATAAAAATCATGTTATTTGTGATGCTATCTCCGGTCTCCCAATTGCTGAATTTACTACAACCGCTGATGTTAATGAAATTTCTAACTTTACAGAAATACTTTCTGATACCAATGAGTGGTTTCCACTAAAAGGTAGTTATATTATTGCTGATAAAGCTTATGACTCAAAGCAAAATCATGATTTTATTCGTAATAGCCTTAAAGGCCATGCCTTCATTGCATTAAATAAACGTGGTTCAAAACCTAAAAACTTAACATCAACAGGCAATGTAATATGCGATGCCGGATTAGCAATGCATAAAGATGGCAAACAATATTTTGATTCATATATTAAACAAAAATTTTGCTGTCCTTTTAGGACTTCTAAAGATGATTCTTTATGTCCATGTAAACACGAAAAATTCTTTAACGGTAAGAAGAACAGAGGTTGTGTAAAATACATAAGCATTGGCACTGATTATAGATCCTCTATAAATCGTGATTCTATATTTTTTAAGAAAATATACAGCCTTAGAACTGAATCTGAAAGATACAATTCTAGATGGAAGAATCTAAATACCGAGCAAGCTTATGTTAGAAATATTAACTCTGTTACTAATTTAAATACAATCGGACATATTTGTCTTTTAACTATTGCAATTGCTGCTATAAAATCTGGCTGTGTTGATAAATACAAATCCCTATCGGGATTAAAAAGGACAGCTTAA
- a CDS encoding NCS2 family permease, with protein MKQQSTKDGKGGLLERTFKLSENGTTIRTEVIAGFTTFITMAYALLVIPNVLKISGMNAAGIMGDGSQDLSIINDPYVASAFTAICIVSAISTLIMGLYANLPFAVAPGIGLTAFFTYGVCMTLGFTWQQALAAVFISGLLFILITVTSLREKIVDCLPKNIKIAITAGIGLFIALIGLKSGGLIISNPDTLVSFGDFTQPKPILTIIGIALMGIMMARKVKGAMLLSIIITTIIGIPLGVTDISNIQFIGMPKSFAPTFMAMDFKGLLSHNGSGIIGALTSVIMVVLTFSLVDLFDTIGTLVGTAQKADMVLPDGKIKNMRKALLTDAIATTISSMFGLTTTSTYVESTAGIAEGGRTGLSSTVVSILFILALFFGGIVGIVPSEATAPALVIVGILMMESIKDVDFSDFTEALPAFFTIAIMPFSYSIANGIAAGIIFYPIMKLATGRHKEVHTIMYVLAGLFILRFILLPQ; from the coding sequence ATGAAACAACAAAGTACAAAAGATGGAAAAGGTGGCTTATTAGAAAGAACCTTTAAGCTATCAGAAAATGGTACAACCATAAGGACAGAAGTTATTGCGGGATTTACTACATTTATAACAATGGCTTATGCATTATTGGTTATACCGAATGTTTTGAAGATTTCCGGCATGAACGCAGCTGGAATTATGGGGGACGGTTCACAAGATTTGAGCATTATCAATGACCCCTATGTGGCTTCAGCTTTTACAGCCATATGTATTGTATCAGCAATAAGTACCCTGATAATGGGGCTTTATGCTAATCTTCCTTTTGCCGTTGCACCGGGAATTGGACTAACGGCCTTTTTCACATATGGAGTTTGTATGACTCTTGGATTTACATGGCAGCAGGCTTTGGCAGCTGTTTTTATATCAGGATTATTATTTATCTTAATAACTGTTACGTCTTTAAGAGAAAAAATAGTAGATTGCCTGCCCAAAAACATTAAGATTGCCATTACAGCAGGAATAGGCTTGTTCATAGCCTTGATTGGCTTAAAAAGTGGTGGCTTAATTATATCTAATCCGGATACATTGGTATCCTTTGGCGATTTTACTCAACCTAAACCCATATTAACGATAATAGGTATAGCTTTAATGGGAATTATGATGGCTAGAAAGGTGAAAGGAGCCATGCTTCTTTCAATAATCATTACTACAATAATTGGAATTCCACTAGGAGTTACGGATATTAGTAATATACAATTTATTGGTATGCCTAAATCCTTTGCGCCAACTTTTATGGCCATGGATTTTAAAGGTTTATTGAGCCACAATGGTTCTGGTATAATAGGAGCCTTAACCAGTGTAATAATGGTTGTACTTACTTTCAGCTTAGTTGACCTATTTGATACCATAGGGACTTTAGTTGGAACAGCACAAAAGGCTGACATGGTATTACCTGACGGGAAAATAAAAAATATGAGAAAGGCACTACTTACAGATGCTATAGCAACAACAATAAGTTCAATGTTTGGCTTAACAACTACTTCAACATATGTTGAGTCTACAGCCGGAATTGCAGAAGGCGGTAGGACAGGTTTATCGTCTACTGTTGTATCTATATTATTCATATTAGCCTTATTCTTCGGTGGAATTGTTGGGATTGTTCCTTCAGAGGCAACTGCTCCGGCCCTTGTTATTGTGGGGATACTTATGATGGAATCTATAAAAGATGTGGATTTCAGTGACTTTACAGAAGCCCTGCCTGCTTTCTTCACTATAGCAATCATGCCATTCAGCTACAGCATAGCCAATGGTATTGCTGCAGGAATAATTTTTTATCCAATAATGAAATTGGCTACAGGTCGACATAAGGAAGTACATACTATAATGTACGTTCTTGCAGGATTGTTTATCTTAAGATTTATACTATTACCTCAATAA
- the whiA gene encoding DNA-binding protein WhiA: MSFSSKVKEEVCRLTDLSKKEAIAVLSGIMKVSGTISFTANRQINFRITTENAGIARLVFKMLKNYFNINTRLMVKKSNSLKKNNIYMVVIGEEMGVRSILKEVGILADDDSLITFDYGIRESIVDSDETRRAYIRGAFLGGGSISNPEKTYHLEFVTHDLEYAEALSKLINVYGLSSKVIQRKSSYIVYLKEGEQIVDLLNIIGAHKSLLELENIRIMKEMRNNVNRLVNCETANLSKTVNAAVRQVESIKLIQKEIGLNRLPKNLREIAELRLNYPDESLKELGEMLDPPVGKSGVNHRLRRIEKIADELRREER; the protein is encoded by the coding sequence ATGTCATTTTCATCAAAAGTTAAAGAAGAAGTTTGCAGACTTACGGATTTAAGTAAAAAAGAGGCAATTGCTGTGTTATCAGGAATAATGAAAGTCAGTGGTACGATTTCCTTTACAGCTAACAGGCAAATAAATTTTAGGATAACCACGGAAAATGCAGGAATTGCCAGATTGGTCTTTAAGATGCTTAAGAATTACTTTAATATAAATACTAGGTTAATGGTAAAAAAGAGTAATTCTCTAAAGAAGAACAATATTTATATGGTAGTTATCGGAGAAGAAATGGGTGTCAGATCAATTTTGAAAGAAGTAGGTATCCTTGCCGATGATGATAGTTTGATTACTTTCGATTACGGCATAAGAGAAAGTATTGTTGATTCTGATGAAACAAGACGAGCTTATATAAGAGGGGCCTTTTTAGGCGGCGGCAGTATAAGTAACCCTGAGAAGACTTATCATCTTGAGTTTGTTACCCATGATTTAGAATATGCTGAAGCCCTAAGTAAGTTAATCAATGTTTACGGACTTTCATCTAAGGTAATTCAAAGAAAGAGCAGCTATATTGTGTATCTCAAGGAAGGTGAACAGATAGTTGACCTACTTAACATTATAGGAGCTCACAAGTCCCTTTTGGAACTTGAAAATATTAGAATAATGAAGGAAATGAGAAATAACGTAAACAGGCTTGTTAATTGTGAAACGGCTAACTTAAGCAAAACAGTTAATGCGGCAGTAAGGCAGGTAGAAAGCATTAAACTTATCCAAAAGGAGATTGGACTCAACAGATTACCCAAGAACTTAAGGGAAATTGCGGAGCTGAGGTTAAACTACCCTGACGAATCTTTGAAGGAATTAGGCGAAATGCTGGATCCTCCTGTAGGAAAGTCAGGAGTAAATCACAGACTGAGAAGAATTGAAAAAATTGCTGATGAATTGAGAAGGGAAGAAAGGTAG
- a CDS encoding transposase, whose protein sequence is MPRTARKKFPGAILHVMVRSISEVSLFRDNKDREKYLELIKKYKDLYMFNVYGYCLMTTHAHMIIDCCGSDISKIVKSINQSYVQYYNKRYGRHGHLFQDRFKSKIVDNDNYLIALSAYIHNNPKDIKLYKNDVSKYPYSSLAIYLGIKKDHHNILNTSFILQHFSCDIIKSRKTYVEIMKKAYNNMNSIELAKEVEFVSEKSEYRSARGFILRETQPEDIKEFISSYLGCDVNLHLKYSHKNNELKSLFIVIARSFSNLSLTDICLMLGNITLSNAWRLSQRGSLLIQTVPQYKNIIQDFIRQKIPVNP, encoded by the coding sequence ATGCCAAGAACAGCAAGAAAAAAGTTCCCAGGTGCAATCCTTCATGTTATGGTTAGATCGATTAGCGAGGTTTCTCTTTTTAGGGATAACAAGGATAGGGAAAAGTATCTCGAACTCATTAAAAAGTACAAAGACTTGTATATGTTTAATGTTTATGGTTATTGCCTCATGACAACCCACGCTCACATGATTATTGATTGCTGCGGTTCCGATATAAGTAAGATCGTGAAATCAATAAATCAAAGTTATGTTCAATATTATAATAAGCGCTATGGTAGACATGGCCATTTATTTCAAGATAGATTTAAAAGCAAGATAGTAGATAATGATAATTATTTGATTGCTTTATCAGCGTATATTCATAATAATCCTAAAGATATCAAGCTTTACAAAAATGATGTCTCAAAGTATCCTTATTCAAGTTTGGCAATATATTTAGGTATAAAGAAAGACCATCACAATATTCTTAATACAAGCTTTATCCTTCAACATTTCAGCTGCGATATTATAAAATCAAGGAAAACTTATGTTGAAATTATGAAAAAAGCTTATAATAATATGAATTCAATTGAATTAGCAAAGGAAGTTGAGTTTGTATCTGAGAAGTCTGAATATAGAAGTGCTAGAGGTTTTATTTTAAGAGAAACACAGCCTGAAGATATAAAAGAATTTATATCTTCTTATTTAGGGTGCGATGTAAATCTTCACCTAAAATATAGCCATAAAAATAATGAGTTAAAATCCTTATTCATTGTTATCGCAAGGAGTTTTTCTAACTTATCACTTACAGATATTTGCTTAATGCTTGGTAATATCACCCTATCCAATGCTTGGCGGCTCTCCCAAAGGGGTTCATTACTTATACAAACTGTTCCGCAGTATAAAAATATTATTCAGGATTTTATTAGGCAAAAAATTCCTGTAAATCCTTAA
- the rapZ gene encoding RNase adapter RapZ, with protein MRFVIVTGLSGAGKTQAMRSLEDIGYFCVDNLPPTLIPKFAEACFQTGGKIDKIALVMDIRGGMFFDALFESLKHLESQEYEYEILYLDASNEVLIKRYKESRRKHPLAPEGRVLQGIELERSKLNELRNRATNIIDTTKLSIWDLRQKITEIYGEEGQVEVELMITVLSFGFKYGIPVDSDLVFDVRFIPNPFYIHELKQYSGNDEPVKEYVLKHEVTTKFIDKLDDMFTFLIPNYIKEGKRQLIISIGCTGGRHRSVAISNAIYERLKAKGHKVTIEHRDIHEDINRGGMKL; from the coding sequence ATGAGATTTGTAATTGTTACTGGATTATCAGGAGCAGGAAAAACACAGGCTATGCGGAGCCTTGAGGATATTGGATATTTTTGTGTAGATAATTTACCTCCTACATTAATACCAAAATTTGCAGAAGCATGTTTCCAGACCGGTGGGAAAATAGATAAGATAGCATTAGTGATGGACATTAGAGGTGGAATGTTTTTCGATGCCCTTTTCGAAAGTTTGAAGCACCTGGAGTCTCAGGAATACGAATATGAAATTCTTTATTTGGATGCCTCCAATGAAGTACTTATAAAGAGATATAAAGAATCCAGAAGGAAGCACCCTCTAGCGCCTGAAGGCAGAGTTCTTCAGGGGATTGAACTGGAGAGAAGCAAGCTAAATGAACTCAGAAACAGAGCTACCAACATCATCGATACAACTAAGCTGTCCATTTGGGATTTAAGGCAGAAGATTACTGAAATTTATGGAGAAGAGGGCCAGGTTGAAGTAGAACTGATGATAACAGTGCTTTCCTTTGGCTTTAAGTACGGCATACCGGTAGATTCGGATTTAGTATTTGACGTGAGATTTATACCTAATCCTTTCTATATACATGAACTAAAACAGTATTCAGGGAATGATGAGCCGGTAAAGGAATATGTTCTGAAGCATGAAGTTACCACTAAGTTTATTGACAAGCTTGACGACATGTTTACTTTTTTAATTCCTAACTATATAAAAGAGGGCAAAAGACAGCTTATTATATCCATCGGCTGTACCGGTGGAAGACACCGCTCAGTGGCCATCTCCAACGCTATATATGAAAGATTGAAAGCTAAAGGCCACAAGGTAACCATTGAGCACAGGGATATTCATGAGGATATTAATAGAGGTGGTATGAAGCTATGA
- a CDS encoding gluconeogenesis factor YvcK family protein, whose translation MKFSDWLKPGIKVKRWILFGIMGVFLIFFGLVEIVERQFYNIYYKAFWLFLNIIGIFVIYVSITQGMRSIIALINKGYINVRLDSKKLESLIYEKRLLVKGPKIVVIGGGTGLSTMLRGLKYYTSNITAIVTVADDGGGSGDLREDLGILPPGDIRNCILALADTEPLMEELLQYRFKDGRLKNQSFGNLFLAAMDGISSNFEEAVQKMSSVLAVTGKVLPVTLENMVLKAKFKNGNIVQGESLIPEVALAQGTSIDRIFIDPEDAKPLDEAIKAIREADAIILGPGSLYTSVIPNLLVKDIADEVSKADGLKIYICNIMTQPGETDGYDVAEHINAIYKHSKEDILDYIIVNSGQIDAELEEKYKSEGSQLVVTDNNKLKKLGVGIIEGDLIKVRNGYIRHDSEKLAAILIETIMEKKLFFDRKKIIEYFYLSERLKDNKKIRE comes from the coding sequence ATGAAGTTTTCAGACTGGCTAAAGCCGGGGATAAAGGTTAAGCGCTGGATACTCTTTGGTATCATGGGTGTGTTCCTAATATTTTTTGGTCTGGTGGAAATAGTTGAAAGGCAGTTTTACAATATTTATTACAAGGCCTTCTGGCTTTTCTTAAATATTATTGGCATTTTTGTAATCTATGTGTCCATTACCCAAGGAATGAGGTCCATAATAGCCCTCATTAATAAAGGCTATATAAATGTAAGATTGGATTCTAAAAAACTTGAAAGTCTTATCTACGAGAAAAGGTTGTTGGTAAAGGGACCTAAAATAGTTGTAATTGGTGGTGGAACAGGTCTATCGACTATGCTTAGAGGACTTAAATATTACACTTCAAACATAACTGCTATCGTTACTGTTGCTGACGATGGTGGTGGTTCTGGAGATTTAAGAGAGGATTTGGGCATACTACCTCCTGGTGATATCCGAAACTGCATATTGGCTCTTGCAGATACTGAACCCTTGATGGAGGAGCTTCTGCAATACAGATTCAAAGATGGAAGACTTAAGAATCAAAGCTTTGGTAATTTGTTTCTTGCAGCCATGGATGGAATTTCTTCAAATTTCGAAGAAGCGGTGCAGAAGATGAGCTCAGTTTTGGCGGTGACCGGCAAGGTTCTGCCAGTTACTTTGGAGAATATGGTTTTAAAGGCCAAGTTTAAAAATGGAAATATAGTACAAGGAGAATCCTTAATACCTGAAGTAGCTTTAGCTCAGGGGACTTCTATCGATCGCATTTTTATTGATCCAGAGGATGCAAAGCCTTTGGATGAAGCTATAAAAGCTATCAGAGAGGCAGATGCAATTATCTTGGGACCGGGAAGCTTATATACCAGTGTAATACCTAATCTGCTTGTTAAGGACATAGCAGATGAGGTTAGCAAAGCGGATGGCTTAAAGATATATATTTGTAATATAATGACTCAGCCCGGTGAAACTGATGGGTATGATGTTGCAGAACATATTAATGCAATTTATAAGCATTCGAAAGAAGATATACTAGACTATATTATAGTAAATTCAGGGCAAATTGATGCTGAGTTAGAGGAAAAGTACAAATCAGAAGGTTCTCAGTTGGTGGTAACTGATAATAATAAGCTGAAAAAGCTTGGAGTTGGAATCATTGAGGGGGACCTAATCAAGGTCAGAAATGGATATATAAGACATGATTCTGAAAAACTGGCAGCGATTCTCATTGAGACAATTATGGAGAAAAAATTATTCTTCGATAGAAAGAAGATCATTGAATATTTCTATCTATCAGAAAGATTAAAAGACAATAAAAAGATTAGGGAGTAG
- a CDS encoding Dabb family protein has protein sequence MFTHIVFFKLNDPSKENLERAKNILEQMEGKIPQLKYIEVGVDVLHTERSYDIALITRFDSLEDMQEYQVHPYHVNEVLKKLRPMLKGSSAVDY, from the coding sequence ATGTTTACGCACATAGTATTTTTCAAGTTAAATGATCCTAGTAAAGAAAATTTGGAACGTGCCAAGAACATACTTGAGCAAATGGAAGGTAAGATTCCACAACTAAAGTATATAGAAGTGGGAGTAGATGTTCTACATACAGAAAGATCCTATGATATTGCTTTGATTACAAGATTTGATTCCTTAGAAGATATGCAGGAATATCAAGTACATCCATACCATGTCAATGAAGTATTGAAAAAATTAAGGCCAATGCTGAAAGGATCATCAGCTGTTGACTACTAA
- a CDS encoding DRTGG domain-containing protein: MSKHEEIIKHILSLEVGHKISVRGVASALGVSEGTAYRAIKDCETLGIVSTIPRVGTVRIEKVEKKSIEALTFAEVVNIVEGTILGGKEGIHKTLNKFVIGAMTIDAMQRYISPGCLLIVGNREEAQELALNNESAVLISGGFTCNDRIKKLANEKCLPIISSSYDTFTIATMINRAISESLIKKDIILVEDIMIPNPISLKASTTIRQWKELMNETKHERYPVVGDDNKVVGVVTLKDLPIDCSPDDPVGKIMSKTPITVTPKTTVAYAAHVMAWEGIEISPVVDGKKLVGIITRRDVIKALQYVSRQPQVSDTLEDLILKSFSYEMENGVAHFCGNIIPQMLDTIGTASWSALNMLLSTVGLSTLRQKNNINVSVDSMMTYFMKPVQVDSFIHIYTNVIDIGRNFCKVEVDMYDSEKEHIAKAMLSARVIKR; encoded by the coding sequence ATGTCTAAGCACGAGGAGATAATCAAGCATATTTTGTCCCTTGAGGTTGGTCATAAAATTTCTGTAAGAGGCGTTGCCTCAGCCCTAGGGGTAAGTGAAGGAACAGCCTACAGAGCCATAAAAGATTGTGAAACCCTTGGAATAGTATCCACCATACCAAGGGTTGGTACCGTTAGAATAGAAAAGGTTGAAAAGAAGAGCATTGAAGCATTAACTTTCGCAGAAGTGGTTAACATAGTTGAAGGTACTATTTTAGGAGGAAAGGAAGGCATCCATAAGACTCTTAATAAGTTTGTCATTGGTGCTATGACCATTGATGCAATGCAGAGATATATTTCGCCAGGATGTTTACTGATAGTGGGAAACAGAGAAGAAGCGCAGGAATTAGCCCTTAACAATGAATCAGCAGTTTTAATCAGTGGTGGATTTACCTGTAATGATAGAATTAAAAAGCTTGCAAATGAAAAATGTCTTCCAATAATATCTTCCAGTTATGATACCTTTACAATAGCTACTATGATAAATAGGGCAATATCTGAAAGCCTGATCAAAAAGGACATAATTTTGGTAGAGGATATCATGATACCAAATCCAATCAGTCTTAAAGCCAGCACCACTATAAGGCAGTGGAAGGAGCTCATGAATGAAACAAAACATGAGAGATATCCTGTTGTTGGTGATGACAACAAGGTTGTGGGAGTAGTAACCTTAAAGGACCTACCGATCGACTGCTCACCGGATGATCCTGTGGGAAAAATAATGAGCAAAACTCCTATTACTGTGACTCCGAAGACAACTGTGGCATATGCTGCCCACGTTATGGCTTGGGAAGGCATAGAAATTTCACCGGTTGTGGACGGCAAGAAGCTGGTGGGCATAATCACCCGAAGAGATGTTATCAAGGCGCTGCAATACGTTTCGAGACAGCCTCAGGTAAGTGACACTTTAGAAGACCTAATATTAAAGAGTTTCAGCTATGAGATGGAAAATGGAGTAGCACATTTCTGCGGTAATATAATTCCTCAGATGCTAGATACTATCGGAACAGCTTCCTGGAGTGCGCTGAACATGCTGCTTTCCACGGTAGGCTTATCAACGCTTAGACAGAAAAACAACATCAATGTATCAGTGGACAGCATGATGACCTACTTCATGAAACCAGTACAGGTAGACAGCTTTATACATATATATACAAACGTAATCGATATCGGCAGAAACTTTTGCAAGGTTGAAGTGGATATGTACGATTCTGAGAAGGAGCACATAGCAAAAGCCATGCTCTCCGCCAGAGTAATAAAAAGATAA